In Sinorhizobium arboris LMG 14919, a genomic segment contains:
- a CDS encoding ABC transporter ATP-binding protein, with product MASIRCKSITKKFGEFVAVSDLNLEMDDGEFVCLLGPSGCGKTTTLRMIAGLETPTSGQLLIGDRDVTFLHPKDRKISMVFQDYALYPHMNLADNIAYPLKVRGEKETKRHARAREVADVLKIGHLMERMPSQISGGQQQRTSLARALVYPSEVYLFDEPLSNLDAKLRLEARGFLNHLQRDMGMTAVYVTHDQAEAMALATRVAVMDAGKVVQYAPPMEVYRRPATTFVANFVGSPPMNLLPVEAMIADGALQLKADRVSVAPLPVSRAAAAALKNNSKLTLGVRPEHLAIARGGEANAITGQLFANENMGPEKLVTLERDDAARFTARIFTDDVIALDTTVTLGFSSEHIHLFDPTGARIPMNGEEV from the coding sequence ATGGCTTCCATACGCTGCAAAAGCATCACCAAGAAATTCGGCGAGTTTGTCGCCGTCTCGGATCTCAACCTCGAAATGGATGACGGCGAATTTGTATGCCTGCTCGGCCCCTCCGGGTGCGGCAAGACGACGACCCTGCGCATGATCGCCGGCCTGGAGACGCCGACATCCGGCCAACTTCTGATCGGCGACCGCGACGTCACCTTCCTGCATCCGAAGGACCGCAAGATCTCGATGGTCTTCCAGGATTACGCGCTCTACCCGCACATGAACCTCGCCGACAACATCGCTTACCCGCTGAAGGTGCGCGGCGAAAAGGAAACCAAGCGCCATGCACGGGCCCGCGAAGTGGCGGATGTGCTGAAGATCGGCCACCTCATGGAACGCATGCCCTCGCAGATTTCCGGCGGGCAGCAGCAGCGCACGTCGCTCGCGCGCGCGCTGGTCTATCCGTCCGAGGTCTACCTCTTCGACGAGCCGCTCTCCAATCTCGACGCGAAGCTCAGGCTGGAGGCGCGCGGTTTCCTGAACCATCTGCAGCGCGACATGGGAATGACGGCGGTCTATGTCACCCACGACCAGGCCGAAGCCATGGCGCTTGCCACCCGGGTCGCCGTTATGGATGCGGGCAAGGTGGTGCAATATGCGCCGCCGATGGAGGTCTACCGCCGGCCAGCCACCACTTTCGTCGCCAATTTCGTCGGCAGCCCGCCGATGAACCTGTTGCCGGTCGAGGCGATGATCGCCGACGGTGCGCTCCAGCTGAAAGCGGACAGGGTTTCCGTCGCGCCGCTCCCGGTCTCACGCGCGGCCGCGGCGGCATTGAAAAACAACAGCAAGCTGACCCTCGGCGTTCGCCCCGAGCATCTGGCGATCGCGCGCGGCGGAGAAGCAAACGCGATCACCGGCCAGCTCTTCGCCAACGAAAACATGGGGCCGGAGAAGCTCGTCACGCTCGAGCGGGACGATGCCGCGCGATTTACCGCCCGGATCTTCACCGACGACGTGATCGCGCTCGACACGACCGTGACGCTCGGCTTTTCCTCCGAACACATCCACCTTTTCGATCCGACTGGCGCTCGGATTCCCATGAACGGGGAAGAGGTCTGA
- a CDS encoding CehA/McbA family metallohydrolase: protein MQYNLHLTTVDKARSPYFYVPFDVPPGTTRLDVTMRYEKAGDCIIDLGCADPRLGDFPSEQGFRGWSGGARDCFFVATDDATPGYVHGEMPAGTWRVMLGLYRVPDHGVDLELTVAFDDAPRPHAPQPLRPRPVRNGAGWYRGDLHCHTFHSDAKGSPELLHAAARQAGLDFLAVADHNTTTQRRYFHTHSSPDLVFVRAMEVTTAEGHANVFGVDDWIDFRMTGREDALRLSQIVHRKGGLLSINHDKPAIPWNYEWPRADCMEVWQQAWFARNWISLRRYQERLASGCKLSAIGGSDYHQPARLLPEGPLVLARPTTVLWLPELSEDAVLAAMKAGHGYVTEGPRGPHLALTVDGAPMGATVSGGRAEAHVTGAAGDVLAWYDATGEIARMQIDTVDQTFVLEAVPQEFLRCEILAHASHGALVEEFRAAIGNGPLPWGLTEAELEAEPLRRAISNPVYFAP from the coding sequence ATGCAGTACAACCTGCATCTGACGACAGTCGACAAGGCGCGTTCGCCCTATTTCTACGTGCCGTTCGACGTTCCCCCGGGCACGACCCGGCTCGATGTGACGATGCGCTACGAAAAGGCCGGCGACTGCATCATCGATCTCGGCTGCGCCGATCCGCGGCTTGGCGACTTCCCGAGTGAGCAGGGCTTTCGCGGCTGGAGTGGCGGCGCGCGCGACTGCTTCTTCGTGGCAACCGATGACGCCACGCCCGGTTATGTGCACGGCGAGATGCCGGCCGGGACATGGCGGGTGATGCTGGGTCTCTACAGGGTTCCCGATCACGGCGTCGACTTGGAACTGACCGTCGCCTTCGACGACGCGCCGCGTCCGCATGCGCCGCAGCCATTGCGCCCGCGCCCCGTTCGAAACGGAGCCGGCTGGTACAGGGGAGACCTGCACTGCCACACCTTCCACTCGGATGCGAAAGGCAGCCCGGAACTCCTGCATGCCGCGGCGAGGCAGGCCGGGCTCGATTTTCTCGCCGTGGCGGACCACAACACGACCACCCAGCGGCGCTATTTCCATACCCACTCCTCACCCGACCTCGTCTTCGTGCGCGCCATGGAGGTGACCACGGCCGAAGGCCACGCCAATGTCTTCGGCGTCGACGACTGGATCGACTTCCGCATGACCGGCCGCGAGGACGCGCTGAGGCTATCGCAGATCGTGCACCGGAAGGGTGGATTGCTTTCGATCAACCACGACAAGCCGGCTATCCCCTGGAATTACGAGTGGCCGCGCGCCGACTGCATGGAGGTCTGGCAGCAGGCGTGGTTTGCCCGCAACTGGATATCGCTCAGACGCTATCAGGAGCGGCTCGCTTCGGGCTGCAAATTGTCTGCCATCGGCGGCAGCGACTATCACCAGCCCGCCCGATTGCTGCCGGAGGGGCCTTTGGTGCTTGCCCGTCCAACGACGGTTCTGTGGCTGCCGGAACTCTCCGAAGACGCCGTGCTCGCCGCAATGAAGGCAGGGCACGGCTACGTCACCGAAGGCCCTCGCGGCCCACATCTTGCGCTGACCGTCGATGGCGCGCCGATGGGTGCGACCGTTTCGGGCGGACGCGCGGAGGCGCATGTCACCGGTGCGGCGGGCGACGTCCTGGCCTGGTACGACGCGACCGGCGAGATCGCGCGCATGCAAATCGACACGGTCGACCAAACGTTCGTTCTCGAAGCCGTCCCGCAAGAATTCCTGCGTTGCGAAATTCTCGCTCATGCCAGCCACGGCGCACTCGTCGAGGAGTTTCGCGCCGCCATCGGTAATGGCCCCCTTCCCTGGGGCCTGACCGAAGCGGAACTCGAGGCCGAACCGTTGCGCCGCGCAATTTCAAATCCCGTCTATTTCGCGCCATAG
- a CDS encoding sugar phosphate isomerase/epimerase family protein has translation MLLSNAPCSWGIFYPDNPRVSASQYLDEVAAAGYRGTELGPYGFLPTDPAALQDALAARDLELVGTVHVHTFSDPHSGPQLLADAEKIGKLLHALGARSLTLMDEGNVYPSHAVGRLTDTQWRAMTGALRDTRALLLERFNITLAFHPHVATAVEFEEQIDRLLQDTEIHLCFDTGHHAFWNQDPLAHMEKVWDRIDCMHLKNVDASVRARMLAGDLTVREAFEAGAMCPLPDGAVDIAAVARMLKERRFPGPVVVEQDYFEVMCEGPAQLAKRNAEFLKLLI, from the coding sequence ATGCTCCTGTCCAACGCCCCCTGTTCCTGGGGCATCTTCTATCCCGACAATCCGCGCGTGAGCGCCTCGCAATATCTGGACGAAGTTGCCGCAGCCGGTTACCGGGGCACCGAACTCGGCCCCTACGGTTTCCTGCCCACCGATCCGGCAGCTTTGCAGGATGCGCTTGCCGCCAGGGACCTGGAACTCGTGGGCACGGTGCACGTGCATACATTTTCCGATCCTCACAGCGGCCCGCAGCTGCTTGCGGATGCCGAGAAGATCGGCAAGCTGCTTCATGCCCTCGGCGCCCGCTCCCTTACGCTCATGGACGAGGGCAACGTCTATCCGTCACATGCAGTTGGCCGGCTCACCGACACGCAGTGGCGGGCGATGACAGGTGCGCTGCGGGACACCCGGGCGCTGCTTCTTGAAAGGTTCAACATCACGCTGGCCTTTCATCCGCATGTGGCGACGGCGGTGGAGTTCGAGGAGCAGATCGATCGCCTGTTGCAGGATACGGAAATTCACCTCTGCTTCGATACGGGCCACCACGCCTTCTGGAATCAGGACCCGCTCGCCCACATGGAAAAGGTCTGGGACCGCATCGACTGCATGCACCTGAAGAATGTCGACGCAAGCGTGCGTGCGCGCATGCTCGCCGGGGACCTGACCGTGCGCGAAGCCTTCGAAGCGGGCGCGATGTGCCCGCTTCCGGACGGTGCCGTCGATATCGCCGCAGTGGCCCGGATGCTGAAGGAACGCCGCTTCCCCGGTCCCGTGGTTGTCGAGCAGGACTATTTCGAGGTCATGTGCGAAGGCCCTGCCCAACTCGCAAAGCGTAACGCCGAATTCCTGAAACTTCTGATCTAG
- a CDS encoding Gfo/Idh/MocA family protein: protein MQISVGLIGLGEVAQLMHLPLLADHPGFRIAGVCDVSPMLVEAIGTRYGARLRTTRVEEMLAAPDIDAVFILAPDYLHSELLGQTMEANKHVFIEKPVCLTRRELLPLIERNRNNPKTVFVGYMRRYARPFLELKKRMPPIDEIRHVRIRDLIRESRFFVEQTRHIVRATDVSAAVIAEGRARTQALLREVMGEDRPDHAVRAYQVLTGLSSHSFSAMRELLGRPKGVAAARQSGGESLVVLFDYGHFTAVYEAVIHDVARFDSGIEVLTQNRQYKINYDTPYIRNLPTQLEITSSTDAETGTEIIGPFYEDAFRVELGAFHDCVTQGTRPKSDLEDSLADLELFAAVGRHF from the coding sequence ATGCAGATTTCTGTCGGTCTGATCGGACTGGGCGAGGTCGCCCAGCTCATGCATCTACCCCTCCTCGCCGATCACCCCGGCTTCCGGATCGCCGGCGTCTGCGACGTCTCGCCTATGCTTGTCGAGGCTATTGGCACGCGCTATGGCGCCCGCCTTCGCACCACCCGCGTCGAGGAAATGCTCGCTGCCCCGGATATCGATGCGGTGTTCATCCTCGCCCCGGACTACCTGCATTCGGAGCTGCTTGGCCAAACGATGGAAGCGAACAAACACGTCTTCATCGAGAAACCGGTCTGCCTCACGCGACGCGAGCTTCTTCCACTCATAGAGCGCAACAGAAACAACCCGAAGACCGTCTTCGTCGGCTATATGCGTCGCTACGCCCGGCCGTTTCTGGAACTCAAAAAGCGTATGCCTCCCATCGACGAGATCCGCCATGTCCGGATCCGCGACCTGATCCGCGAGTCGCGCTTCTTCGTCGAACAGACGCGCCACATCGTGCGTGCCACGGATGTTTCCGCGGCCGTCATCGCTGAGGGCCGCGCACGGACGCAGGCGCTTCTACGGGAAGTGATGGGCGAGGATCGCCCGGATCATGCGGTGCGCGCCTATCAGGTACTGACCGGACTGTCGTCGCACAGCTTTTCCGCCATGCGCGAGCTATTGGGCCGGCCGAAGGGTGTGGCGGCGGCGCGGCAATCTGGCGGGGAATCGCTGGTGGTGCTCTTCGACTACGGTCACTTCACCGCGGTCTACGAGGCGGTGATCCACGACGTCGCGCGCTTCGATTCCGGCATCGAGGTGCTGACGCAGAACCGCCAATACAAGATCAATTACGATACGCCCTATATCCGCAACCTACCGACCCAGCTCGAAATCACCAGCTCCACCGACGCCGAGACCGGCACCGAGATCATCGGGCCATTCTACGAGGATGCCTTCCGGGTGGAACTCGGCGCCTTCCATGACTGCGTGACGCAAGGGACACGCCCAAAAAGCGATCTCGAGGACTCTCTTGCCGACCTTGAGCTCTTCGCCGCGGTTGGGCGGCATTTTTGA
- a CDS encoding response regulator transcription factor, with translation MKVLIVEDDPLHRSYLHEAVNAALPECDIVIEAENGTVGEKLAREHRSAHIVMDLQMASRNGIEAARTIWKERPETRILFWSNYSDEAYVRGVSRIVPDGAAYGYVLKSASDERLKLALRSIFVESQCVIDREVRGLQQKSLGQTNGFTDSEYEILVDIALGLTDRAIARRRGLSLRSVQNRLQQLYDKLDVYQAASDDNDDGRFNLRARAITIAFLRKLLNYSALERAEAELQEWLDGK, from the coding sequence ATGAAGGTTCTGATCGTCGAGGACGACCCGCTGCATCGCTCCTACCTGCATGAGGCGGTCAATGCCGCCCTGCCGGAATGCGACATTGTGATCGAGGCGGAAAATGGAACCGTCGGCGAGAAGCTCGCCCGCGAGCACAGATCGGCGCATATCGTCATGGATCTCCAGATGGCGAGCCGCAACGGCATCGAGGCGGCGCGCACGATCTGGAAGGAGCGGCCGGAGACCCGCATTCTGTTCTGGTCGAACTATTCGGACGAGGCCTATGTGCGCGGTGTTTCGCGCATCGTTCCGGATGGAGCCGCCTATGGGTACGTTCTGAAATCCGCTTCCGACGAGCGGCTGAAGCTTGCACTGCGCTCGATCTTCGTCGAGAGCCAATGCGTCATCGACCGCGAGGTGCGGGGTCTTCAGCAGAAGAGCCTCGGCCAGACGAACGGGTTTACCGATTCCGAATACGAGATCCTCGTCGATATCGCACTTGGTCTTACCGACAGGGCTATTGCCAGGCGCCGCGGCCTGTCGCTGCGCAGCGTACAGAATCGTCTGCAGCAGCTTTACGACAAGCTAGACGTCTACCAGGCCGCCAGCGACGACAATGACGACGGCCGCTTCAATCTGCGTGCCCGCGCCATCACGATCGCCTTCCTGCGCAAACTCCTGAACTACAGCGCCCTCGAGCGGGCGGAGGCGGAACTGCAGGAGTGGTTGGACGGAAAATAG
- a CDS encoding GAF domain-containing sensor histidine kinase — translation MLHSAPAAMFEHYLGISRLLAGQLDFRSAIRSVAAEVAHIIPHDHLDVCVLLEDGNYHTAYETGIETAWGELAGAPVVNSPIRSLLWGEVDFLLTDDAMTDPRFHFEGAFQRPIVEQSLRSRLHVPMKVQGAIIAALSCSSQEAGVYTMDDVARARIIADLLTPYFFALRAAEQAQRSAIVEAEARAREEGLRLGALKLTEALEHERQRIGMDLHDQTLADLTRLARRIDRLSRNGEVAPEALEPVSRSLQHCMQDLRQIIEQAKPSVLQLFGLSQAIEHHLDRSTRDTGSVIEWGLADETNGALERLEPTVIVALFRIAQEAINNAVRHAAPLAVKVRLGADGERLSIEISDDGTGLAKTRGRIGEGIDNMKTRARLISARFTIGPGHNNRGTVVRVVLPLAPNDAGSIEGRAE, via the coding sequence ATGCTGCATTCCGCACCCGCAGCCATGTTCGAACATTATCTCGGCATTTCCCGGCTGCTTGCGGGCCAGCTCGACTTTCGCTCGGCCATTCGCTCCGTCGCCGCAGAGGTCGCCCACATCATCCCGCACGACCATCTCGATGTCTGCGTGCTCCTCGAGGACGGCAACTATCACACCGCCTACGAGACGGGCATCGAGACCGCCTGGGGCGAACTCGCCGGCGCACCTGTCGTCAACAGCCCCATCCGTTCCCTGCTTTGGGGCGAAGTGGATTTCCTGCTGACCGATGATGCCATGACGGATCCGCGGTTCCATTTCGAGGGCGCGTTCCAGCGGCCGATCGTCGAACAGTCGCTGAGGAGCCGCCTGCATGTGCCGATGAAGGTGCAGGGCGCTATCATCGCGGCGCTCTCATGTTCCTCGCAGGAAGCCGGTGTCTATACGATGGACGACGTCGCGCGGGCCCGCATCATCGCAGACCTTCTGACGCCCTATTTCTTCGCGCTGCGGGCGGCCGAGCAAGCGCAACGGTCGGCGATCGTGGAGGCAGAGGCGCGTGCTCGCGAAGAGGGACTGCGGCTAGGTGCGTTGAAACTTACCGAAGCGTTGGAGCATGAGCGCCAACGCATCGGCATGGACCTGCACGACCAGACCCTCGCCGACCTCACGCGTCTCGCGCGCCGGATCGATCGGCTGTCGCGCAACGGCGAGGTGGCGCCGGAGGCACTGGAGCCCGTCTCCCGCTCCCTGCAGCATTGCATGCAGGACCTGCGACAGATCATCGAGCAGGCGAAACCTTCCGTTCTCCAGCTCTTTGGGCTTAGCCAAGCCATCGAGCACCACCTGGACCGCTCGACGCGAGACACGGGCTCCGTCATCGAATGGGGCCTTGCCGACGAGACGAATGGCGCGCTGGAGCGGCTGGAGCCGACCGTCATCGTCGCGCTGTTCCGCATCGCTCAGGAGGCGATCAACAATGCCGTGCGCCACGCTGCCCCGCTCGCCGTCAAGGTGCGGCTAGGCGCCGACGGCGAGCGGTTGTCGATCGAGATTTCCGACGATGGAACCGGACTTGCGAAAACGCGGGGTCGGATCGGCGAGGGCATCGACAACATGAAGACCCGGGCGCGACTGATTTCCGCGCGTTTCACGATTGGTCCCGGCCATAATAATCGCGGAACCGTAGTCCGCGTGGTGCTGCCGCTCGCGCCAAACGACGCGGGCTCGATTGAGGGGAGGGCGGAATGA
- a CDS encoding ABC transporter substrate-binding protein: MTIRKMLLASAAIACAAMPASAFADTSAKKIALSNNYAGNSWRQAMLTSWEKVTGEAVKAGVVASADAFTTAENQATEQAAQIQNMILQGYDAIVLNAASPTALNGAVKEACDAGITVVSFDGIVTEPCAWRIAVDFKEMGRSQVEYLSSKLPEGGKLLEIRGLAGVFVDDEISAGIHEGVKQFPQFSIAGSVHGDWAQDVAQKAVAGILPSLPDIVGVVTQGGDGYGAAQAIAATDRKMPIIVMGNREDELKWWKEQKDANGYETMSVSIAPGVSTLAFWVAQQILDGKEVQKDLVVPFLRIDQDNLETNLANTQAGGVANVEYTQEDAIKVIESAK, encoded by the coding sequence ATGACAATCCGTAAGATGCTTCTGGCATCGGCCGCGATCGCTTGCGCCGCGATGCCAGCTTCCGCATTTGCCGACACCTCGGCCAAGAAGATCGCCCTTTCGAACAACTATGCCGGCAATTCGTGGCGCCAGGCCATGCTGACGAGCTGGGAAAAGGTGACAGGCGAAGCCGTGAAGGCCGGCGTCGTCGCCTCGGCCGACGCCTTCACCACCGCCGAAAACCAGGCGACGGAACAGGCCGCGCAGATCCAGAACATGATCCTGCAGGGCTATGATGCTATTGTGCTGAATGCCGCCTCACCGACTGCGCTGAACGGCGCGGTCAAGGAGGCCTGCGATGCCGGCATTACCGTCGTTTCATTCGACGGCATCGTGACGGAACCATGCGCCTGGCGCATCGCCGTCGACTTCAAGGAAATGGGCCGCAGTCAGGTCGAGTATCTTTCGAGTAAACTTCCGGAAGGCGGCAAGCTGCTCGAGATCCGCGGGCTTGCCGGCGTATTCGTCGACGACGAGATCTCGGCCGGCATCCATGAGGGTGTCAAGCAGTTCCCACAGTTCTCGATCGCCGGCTCCGTGCACGGAGACTGGGCGCAGGACGTTGCGCAGAAGGCCGTTGCCGGCATTCTGCCGAGCTTGCCTGACATCGTCGGGGTGGTGACGCAGGGCGGAGACGGTTACGGTGCCGCGCAGGCCATCGCCGCGACCGACCGTAAGATGCCGATTATCGTGATGGGCAATCGCGAAGATGAACTGAAGTGGTGGAAGGAGCAGAAGGATGCGAACGGCTATGAGACCATGTCGGTTTCGATAGCGCCTGGTGTCTCCACGCTCGCCTTCTGGGTCGCCCAGCAGATCCTCGACGGCAAGGAGGTCCAGAAGGATCTCGTCGTTCCCTTCCTGCGGATAGATCAGGACAATCTCGAGACGAACCTCGCCAATACCCAGGCCGGTGGGGTCGCCAACGTGGAGTACACGCAGGAGGACGCCATCAAGGTCATCGAGTCGGCAAAGTAG
- a CDS encoding sugar ABC transporter ATP-binding protein, whose amino-acid sequence MDDVAKAIIEVDGAKVSFGAVKALDGVTLRVMRGECVGLVGHNGAGKSTIVSVINGSLTPHVGTVTSDGERQERYGINAARARGVRCVFQELSLCPNLSIVENTRLMHRALGGFGWRSRAAKIIEKSLDVVFPGHGIESSRAVGDLSIAERQMVEIAMAFSDAGPPPRLVILDEPTSSLDASLARQMLAHVRRFIAGGGSVIFISHILHEVLETSDRIVVMKDGRVVAERPAHGFDHHGLVEAMGSVAKAETVQRPVRDRSVAPMVLSHQAAGLSFKARTGEIIGLAGLAGHGQTELLLALHAARSGNWLPKRDPLVTFVAGDRRLNGVFELWSILRNFSIASLGDMSRRGLVLEVGERTRGTAWKERIEIRTPDLANRILSLSGGNQQKVLFARALATRAPIVLMDDPMRGVDVGTKQEVYAIIREEAARGRTFIWYSTEMEEVCLCDRVYVFREGRITAELVGDAVNEANIISASFEGAA is encoded by the coding sequence ATGGACGACGTAGCGAAGGCGATCATTGAGGTCGACGGCGCCAAAGTGAGCTTCGGCGCCGTCAAGGCGCTCGACGGCGTCACGCTTCGGGTCATGCGCGGCGAATGCGTTGGGCTCGTCGGGCACAATGGCGCCGGCAAGTCCACGATCGTCAGCGTGATCAACGGCAGCCTCACGCCGCATGTCGGAACCGTCACGAGTGACGGCGAGCGGCAGGAGCGCTACGGCATCAATGCAGCCCGGGCCCGCGGCGTGCGTTGCGTCTTTCAGGAGCTGTCCCTCTGTCCCAACCTCTCCATTGTCGAAAACACCCGCCTGATGCACCGCGCTCTCGGCGGTTTCGGCTGGCGTTCGCGCGCCGCGAAGATCATCGAGAAGAGCCTCGACGTCGTCTTCCCAGGACATGGCATCGAAAGCAGCCGGGCCGTGGGAGATCTTTCGATCGCCGAACGGCAGATGGTCGAGATCGCCATGGCCTTTTCCGACGCCGGCCCGCCGCCGCGGCTGGTGATCCTCGACGAACCGACATCGTCGCTTGACGCAAGCCTCGCCCGCCAGATGCTCGCCCATGTCCGCCGCTTCATCGCCGGGGGCGGATCCGTTATCTTCATCTCGCATATCCTGCACGAAGTTCTCGAAACCTCCGACCGTATCGTCGTCATGAAGGACGGCCGCGTCGTCGCCGAACGTCCGGCGCACGGTTTCGACCATCACGGACTCGTGGAGGCCATGGGGAGCGTCGCGAAAGCGGAAACCGTACAGCGCCCGGTCCGCGACCGGTCCGTTGCGCCGATGGTTCTGTCCCATCAGGCAGCGGGACTTTCCTTCAAGGCGCGTACCGGCGAGATCATCGGCCTCGCTGGCCTGGCAGGCCACGGACAGACCGAGCTCCTCCTGGCGCTGCATGCCGCCCGGTCCGGCAACTGGCTGCCGAAGCGTGATCCGCTTGTCACCTTCGTCGCCGGCGACCGCCGCCTCAACGGAGTGTTCGAACTGTGGAGCATCCTGCGGAACTTCTCCATCGCCTCGCTCGGCGACATGTCTCGCCGCGGTCTCGTTCTCGAGGTTGGCGAAAGAACGAGAGGAACGGCCTGGAAAGAAAGGATCGAAATCCGCACGCCCGATTTGGCCAACCGCATCCTGTCGCTTTCCGGCGGCAACCAGCAGAAGGTGCTCTTCGCCCGCGCACTTGCCACGCGCGCACCGATCGTACTGATGGACGATCCGATGCGCGGCGTTGACGTCGGAACCAAGCAGGAGGTCTACGCGATCATCCGCGAGGAGGCGGCACGCGGCCGCACCTTCATCTGGTATTCGACGGAGATGGAGGAGGTCTGCCTCTGCGACCGCGTCTATGTGTTCCGTGAGGGCCGCATCACGGCCGAACTCGTCGGCGATGCCGTCAACGAGGCGAACATCATCTCTGCCTCCTTCGAGGGGGCTGCATGA
- a CDS encoding ABC transporter permease, producing the protein MTFRLSSDAMRLAIPALSLTLLLAAVFWLQPRAMSYIGLNLLFNLAVPIALATIAQMLVMAVNDLDLSMGAFVSFVACVTATFLRDAPAIGILILAGAVAAYAALGVVIHLRNLPSIVVTLGMSFVWGGLAVLLLPAPGGQAPGWVRWLMTVKPPLVPMAIVASIIIAAVAHFIVRRSSLGVLIRGIGGNQRSVERAGWSIVAARATAYGLAGLFAVLAGIALVGLTTSADANIALRYTLLSIAGVILGGGEFIGGRVSPVGAVIGALTLTLAGSFLSFLRISPDWQIGAQGAILIVVLALRLMLNRLEKREKRR; encoded by the coding sequence ATGACGTTCCGCCTATCCTCCGACGCTATGCGGCTCGCCATTCCCGCATTATCGCTGACGCTGCTGCTGGCCGCGGTGTTCTGGCTGCAACCGCGTGCCATGAGCTATATCGGGCTGAACCTGCTGTTCAACCTGGCTGTGCCGATCGCGCTCGCGACGATCGCCCAGATGCTCGTGATGGCGGTGAACGATCTCGATCTCTCGATGGGCGCTTTCGTCAGCTTCGTTGCCTGCGTGACCGCGACTTTCCTGCGGGATGCGCCGGCAATCGGCATCCTGATACTCGCCGGCGCCGTCGCAGCCTATGCGGCGCTCGGCGTCGTCATCCATCTGCGCAACCTGCCCTCCATCGTCGTAACCCTTGGCATGAGCTTCGTCTGGGGCGGCCTTGCGGTGCTGTTGCTGCCGGCCCCGGGCGGGCAGGCGCCCGGTTGGGTGCGCTGGTTGATGACCGTCAAACCGCCTCTGGTCCCGATGGCGATCGTCGCGAGCATCATAATCGCCGCCGTTGCGCATTTCATCGTGAGGCGGTCCTCCCTCGGCGTTCTGATCCGCGGCATCGGCGGCAACCAGCGCTCGGTGGAGCGCGCCGGCTGGTCGATTGTCGCGGCGCGCGCCACCGCCTATGGCCTTGCCGGCCTTTTTGCGGTCCTGGCCGGTATCGCTCTCGTCGGTTTGACCACCTCGGCCGATGCCAATATCGCCCTGCGCTACACGCTGCTGTCCATCGCCGGCGTCATTCTTGGGGGCGGCGAGTTCATCGGCGGCCGCGTCTCTCCGGTCGGCGCCGTAATCGGGGCGCTGACGCTGACGCTTGCCGGCTCATTCCTCTCCTTTCTGCGGATTTCGCCGGATTGGCAGATTGGCGCTCAGGGCGCGATCCTGATCGTGGTGCTCGCGCTGCGCCTGATGCTGAACCGCCTCGAGAAACGGGAGAAACGCCGATGA
- a CDS encoding ABC transporter permease has translation MNALIRQSGKPWIWSWLAAFTVWFLTIMVTGGAGTLGLSQAALTFAAFSVIVGIGQMFVITLGPGNIDLSVPATMTLAGTVALKLMNVENGMIVPGLILAVVIGLAVGLCNYTLIKALRIPPIIATLSMSFIVQSGAIWTNRGLRIKPPSVLAEFTTSNTFGVPNVAIVAFLISIIAWILLEKTIYGRWISAIGQSMPAARMAGIPVDGTRFVTYLFCAVLASISGYLLACFSGGAALNMGTEYLLMSIAVVVIGGTAVAGGDSNVPGIWGASLFMFLVVSMLNTYGLGAGIRLIMTGLIIISVIMLAGGRRNLR, from the coding sequence ATGAATGCGCTCATCCGCCAGTCCGGCAAACCCTGGATCTGGTCGTGGCTTGCCGCCTTCACCGTCTGGTTCCTGACGATCATGGTGACGGGCGGTGCCGGAACGCTCGGGCTGTCGCAGGCAGCGCTCACCTTCGCCGCCTTCTCGGTAATCGTCGGCATCGGGCAGATGTTCGTCATCACCCTCGGTCCAGGCAACATCGACCTCTCGGTTCCCGCCACCATGACGCTCGCTGGCACCGTGGCGCTAAAGCTGATGAATGTCGAAAACGGCATGATCGTGCCCGGCCTGATTCTTGCCGTCGTCATCGGTCTTGCCGTCGGTCTTTGCAATTACACGCTGATCAAGGCGCTGCGGATTCCCCCGATCATCGCAACACTCTCCATGAGCTTTATCGTCCAGTCCGGCGCGATCTGGACGAACCGCGGTCTGCGCATCAAACCCCCTAGCGTGCTTGCGGAATTCACCACCTCGAATACATTCGGCGTACCGAACGTGGCGATCGTCGCTTTCCTGATCTCGATCATCGCCTGGATCCTGCTTGAGAAGACGATCTACGGCCGCTGGATCTCCGCGATCGGTCAAAGCATGCCGGCCGCGCGTATGGCAGGCATACCGGTCGACGGCACGCGCTTCGTCACCTACCTGTTCTGTGCTGTGCTCGCTTCGATCAGCGGCTATCTGCTCGCCTGCTTCTCCGGCGGCGCGGCGCTCAACATGGGGACGGAATATCTTCTGATGTCGATCGCCGTCGTCGTGATCGGCGGCACCGCGGTCGCCGGCGGCGATTCCAACGTGCCGGGCATCTGGGGCGCATCGCTCTTCATGTTCCTGGTGGTTTCCATGCTCAACACCTACGGGCTCGGTGCAGGCATCCGCCTCATCATGACCGGCCTCATCATCATCAGCGTCATCATGCTCGCCGGCGGTCGCCGGAACCTGCGATAA